The following proteins come from a genomic window of Paeniglutamicibacter kerguelensis:
- a CDS encoding adenylosuccinate synthase, giving the protein MPAIVIVGAQWGDEGKGKATDLLGGQVDYVVKPNGGNNAGHTVVVGGEKYELKLLPAGILSPNAIPIIGNGCVVNLEALFEEIEGLQARGADTSKLRVSANAHLVAPYHQTMDKVTERFLGKRAIGTTGRGIGPAYMDKIGRLGIRVQDVFDESILRQKVEGSLLQKNQLLVKVYNRRGVEVDEIVEYFLSFAERLRPMVIDATLELNNALDAGKVVLMEGGQATFLDVDHGTYPFVTSSNPTAGGASVGSGIGPTRITRSVGIIKAYTTRVGAGPFPTELFDEMGMYLQKTGGEFGVNTGRPRRCGWYDAVLARHASRVNGFTDYFVTKLDVLTNIEKIPVCVAYEVDGVRHDEMPMTQTDFHHAKPIFEYFDGWTEDISTARTMEDLPENARNYVLALEAMSGTRFSAIGVGPDREQTIVRHDLIND; this is encoded by the coding sequence ATGCCAGCAATCGTGATCGTCGGAGCCCAGTGGGGCGACGAAGGCAAGGGTAAGGCCACAGACCTTTTGGGTGGCCAGGTTGACTACGTTGTGAAGCCAAACGGCGGCAACAACGCCGGCCATACGGTCGTCGTCGGCGGTGAAAAGTATGAGCTCAAGCTCCTGCCCGCCGGCATTCTTTCGCCAAACGCCATCCCGATTATCGGTAACGGCTGTGTTGTAAACCTCGAGGCGCTCTTCGAGGAGATCGAGGGACTGCAGGCCCGCGGGGCCGACACCTCGAAACTGCGTGTTTCCGCAAATGCACACCTAGTGGCCCCGTACCACCAGACCATGGACAAGGTCACCGAACGCTTCCTGGGCAAGCGTGCCATCGGCACCACCGGTCGCGGCATCGGCCCGGCCTACATGGACAAGATCGGACGCCTGGGCATCCGCGTGCAGGATGTCTTCGACGAGTCCATCCTGCGCCAGAAGGTCGAGGGGTCGCTGCTCCAGAAGAACCAGCTGCTGGTCAAGGTCTACAACCGCCGCGGCGTCGAGGTCGACGAGATCGTCGAGTACTTCCTGTCCTTCGCCGAGCGCCTGCGCCCGATGGTCATCGACGCCACGCTGGAACTGAACAATGCGTTGGACGCCGGCAAGGTGGTTCTCATGGAGGGCGGCCAGGCCACGTTCCTGGACGTCGACCACGGCACCTACCCGTTCGTCACCTCGTCGAACCCGACCGCCGGCGGCGCGTCGGTGGGCTCGGGCATCGGCCCGACCCGCATCACGCGTTCCGTGGGCATCATCAAGGCCTACACCACCCGCGTGGGCGCAGGCCCGTTCCCGACCGAGCTCTTTGACGAGATGGGCATGTACCTGCAGAAGACCGGTGGTGAATTCGGTGTCAACACCGGCCGTCCGCGCCGCTGCGGCTGGTACGACGCGGTCCTGGCCCGCCACGCCTCGCGCGTGAACGGCTTCACCGACTACTTCGTCACCAAGCTCGACGTGCTCACCAACATCGAGAAGATCCCGGTGTGCGTGGCCTACGAGGTCGACGGTGTGCGCCACGACGAAATGCCGATGACGCAGACCGACTTCCACCACGCCAAGCCGATCTTCGAGTACTTCGACGGCTGGACCGAGGACATCTCCACGGCACGCACCATGGAAGACCTTCCGGAAAATGCACGCAACTACGTGCTGGCGCTTGAAGCCATGAGCGGGACCCGCTTCTCAGCCATCGGCGTTGGACCGGATCGCGAGCAGACCATCGTCCGCCACGATCTGATCAACGACTAA
- a CDS encoding amino acid permease — MIALGGAIGTGLFLGSKFAISFAGPSVILSYAIGGLIAVLLMGALSEMTVAHATTGSFGAFAEHYINPFAGFMIKYLYWSCIVLAVGTEVTAVGDYMQMWFPAVPPIVWVLGFSALLIGVNMFNVKAFGTLEYWFSATKVFAIVAFILVAAVLIFGGTNPDFGFHNYQAEGGFFMGGAKGVWFAVILAIFSYLSIEMIAVAAGEAKDPEVAVKKAFKVTLVRLFLFYILTLSLILAIAPVSKILEGGSPFVTVMQVIGIPYADSILNFVVIIAALSAMNSQLYISTRMMFSLSRGGQAPRIFGKVRKNGAPVNALLLSAGGIAIATLIYAANPETGFTVMMALSMFGAMATWMLIFVTHLFFRRAHKRNGEKLKYKLPFYPLGSLIGALLMAALLITTLFTKEFTMTMIFGVPFALVVAVLYFVMRKRMVPADETDEVDETNEAGDRRGDPELVGESV, encoded by the coding sequence ATGATCGCCCTGGGCGGGGCCATCGGCACGGGCCTCTTCCTGGGCAGCAAGTTTGCCATCTCCTTCGCGGGCCCAAGCGTCATCCTCAGCTATGCCATTGGCGGACTCATTGCCGTACTGCTGATGGGAGCCCTGTCTGAAATGACGGTCGCCCACGCGACCACGGGTTCCTTCGGCGCCTTCGCGGAGCACTACATCAACCCCTTCGCCGGGTTCATGATCAAGTACCTGTACTGGTCCTGCATCGTGCTGGCCGTCGGCACCGAGGTCACGGCCGTCGGCGACTACATGCAGATGTGGTTCCCGGCGGTTCCTCCAATCGTCTGGGTCCTGGGTTTCTCGGCGCTTCTCATCGGCGTGAACATGTTCAACGTGAAGGCCTTCGGCACCCTCGAATACTGGTTCTCCGCCACCAAGGTCTTTGCCATCGTCGCGTTCATCCTCGTCGCGGCCGTGCTGATCTTCGGCGGAACCAACCCCGACTTCGGATTCCACAACTACCAGGCGGAGGGCGGATTCTTCATGGGAGGCGCCAAGGGCGTCTGGTTCGCGGTCATCCTGGCGATCTTCTCCTACCTGAGCATCGAAATGATCGCGGTGGCGGCCGGCGAGGCCAAGGACCCCGAGGTCGCGGTCAAGAAGGCCTTCAAGGTCACCCTGGTGCGCCTCTTCCTCTTCTACATCCTGACCCTGTCGTTGATCCTGGCCATCGCCCCGGTGAGCAAGATCCTCGAGGGCGGCAGCCCGTTCGTCACGGTCATGCAGGTCATCGGCATCCCGTACGCCGACTCCATCCTGAACTTCGTGGTCATCATCGCGGCACTGTCCGCCATGAACTCCCAGCTCTACATCTCCACCCGGATGATGTTCTCGCTCTCCCGCGGCGGCCAGGCCCCGCGCATCTTCGGCAAGGTCCGGAAGAACGGCGCCCCCGTGAACGCGCTGCTGCTTTCCGCCGGCGGAATCGCCATCGCCACGCTGATCTACGCGGCCAACCCGGAAACCGGATTCACCGTGATGATGGCACTGTCGATGTTCGGTGCCATGGCCACCTGGATGCTGATCTTCGTCACGCACCTGTTCTTCCGCCGCGCCCACAAGCGCAACGGCGAAAAGCTGAAATACAAGCTGCCGTTCTACCCGCTGGGCTCGCTGATCGGTGCCCTGCTGATGGCGGCCCTGCTCATCACCACCCTGTTCACCAAGGAATTCACCATGACGATGATCTTCGGGGTTCCCTTCGCTCTGGTCGTTGCGGTGCTGTACTTCGTGATGCGCAAGCGCATGGTCCCGGCCGACGAGACCGATGAGGTCGACGAGACCAACGAGGCGGGCGATCGCAGGGGCGACCCGGAGTTGGTCGGCGAATCGGTCTAG
- a CDS encoding Lrp/AsnC family transcriptional regulator has product MEIVAFLDVSKGLGSNRNPSMLLANHRIIHQTIGSVVNKCSNSKENFVLNSGSIKNHHRQQNTVRLDDADLIILQELSKDARTPNNLLASRAGIAASTCLGRVRALQDAGVIRGFHADINPRLLGLQVTAMVSVMVRPDARNEMLEAARALQALPEVQDVFVLGGTPDILVHVICQSVEALRDFVAQHLGAKAAFASTQTNLVFEHLSPEG; this is encoded by the coding sequence ATGGAGATTGTTGCCTTTCTTGACGTATCGAAAGGCCTTGGCTCAAACCGCAACCCCTCAATGCTGTTGGCTAATCATAGAATTATTCACCAAACCATTGGTAGTGTGGTGAATAAGTGCTCAAATTCCAAGGAGAATTTCGTGTTGAATTCGGGAAGTATCAAGAACCATCACCGGCAACAGAATACTGTTCGGCTCGACGACGCCGATCTGATCATCCTTCAGGAACTCAGCAAGGACGCACGGACCCCAAACAACCTGTTGGCTTCCCGGGCAGGGATCGCCGCGTCGACGTGTCTGGGTCGGGTGCGGGCGCTCCAGGACGCCGGTGTCATTCGAGGGTTCCATGCGGACATAAATCCCCGGTTACTGGGATTGCAGGTAACCGCGATGGTGTCGGTCATGGTTCGGCCCGATGCTCGGAACGAAATGCTGGAAGCTGCCCGGGCCTTGCAGGCGTTGCCGGAAGTGCAGGACGTTTTTGTTCTGGGCGGAACGCCCGACATCCTTGTACATGTCATCTGCCAGTCGGTCGAAGCCTTGCGGGATTTCGTGGCCCAGCATCTCGGGGCCAAGGCTGCATTCGCCTCAACCCAAACCAACCTCGTTTTCGAGCACCTTTCTCCGGAAGGGTGA
- a CDS encoding SRPBCC family protein: protein MTRFQALDVQESIHVPATRVWFLLTDWVAAPKWMPGVDSMEAEQLTTIPGTVLDYRSGEHERQLVITELQDGQSITLATGSGDIRVLYSYELSEGSGQTTVRLLVSVEAAAELEDEVGELLAAIADSESGTLKALRIYAEAAP from the coding sequence ATGACACGATTTCAGGCTTTGGACGTTCAGGAGTCGATTCACGTTCCCGCCACACGGGTTTGGTTCTTGCTCACGGATTGGGTCGCCGCACCGAAATGGATGCCCGGTGTCGACTCGATGGAGGCTGAACAGCTCACGACGATCCCTGGTACGGTACTTGATTACCGCTCCGGAGAGCATGAACGCCAACTCGTCATCACCGAGCTGCAGGATGGGCAATCCATCACGCTGGCGACCGGCAGCGGGGACATCAGAGTTCTTTACAGCTACGAACTTTCGGAGGGATCGGGGCAAACCACGGTTCGTCTCTTGGTGAGTGTTGAAGCAGCGGCCGAACTCGAGGACGAGGTCGGCGAGCTGCTCGCCGCGATTGCCGATTCGGAATCCGGAACACTGAAGGCTCTGAGAATCTACGCGGAGGCCGCGCCGTAA
- a CDS encoding AAA family ATPase, which yields MNEQLLTSLRHALAASPGDSALRLHVAEMLHAAGRNPEALAEVNTVIQKEPSNVAALGMLGKIVSGLSAPAIPVAPVAADPVGVPPAAPEAVAAAPAPDRVPADGGFDWDRASSELGEQLPAPFAVGMDQEESGVAPIEPEAPVITLADVGGLDAVKARLNESFLAPMRHSEIAKAFGKSLRGGLLLYGPPGCGKTFLARAVAGELGARFMSVVMTDVLSSYIGQTEKNLKAVFDSARAETPTVLFLDEVDALGMRRGSLTGSASWLRQMVNQLLLEMDSMAGDNDGLYILAATNHPWDLDEALLRPGRLDRTVLVTPPDAAARTAILHYHLKKRPIAGIDLPALTRRTENLSGADLEHLCVTAAEKAMMESIAANEIVPLNMGHMELALAEVKASTLPWLESARNVVRFSNDHGRYDELASYLRSRKML from the coding sequence ATGAATGAACAACTTCTGACCAGCCTGCGCCACGCCCTTGCGGCGTCTCCGGGCGACAGCGCGCTGCGTCTGCACGTGGCGGAAATGCTGCATGCCGCGGGTCGCAACCCCGAGGCGCTGGCCGAGGTCAACACCGTGATCCAGAAAGAGCCGTCCAACGTGGCGGCACTGGGCATGCTGGGGAAGATCGTCAGCGGGCTCTCGGCCCCGGCGATCCCGGTAGCCCCGGTTGCTGCCGATCCCGTGGGGGTGCCCCCGGCGGCACCCGAGGCGGTGGCTGCCGCGCCGGCCCCGGATCGGGTGCCGGCCGACGGCGGTTTTGACTGGGACAGGGCCAGCAGCGAACTTGGCGAGCAACTGCCCGCCCCCTTCGCCGTCGGCATGGACCAGGAGGAATCGGGGGTTGCGCCGATCGAACCCGAGGCGCCGGTCATCACGCTGGCCGATGTCGGCGGGCTGGATGCCGTCAAGGCGCGGCTGAACGAATCGTTCCTGGCGCCGATGCGCCACAGCGAAATCGCCAAGGCCTTCGGGAAATCCCTGCGCGGCGGCCTGTTGCTGTACGGGCCTCCGGGCTGCGGCAAGACCTTCCTGGCCCGAGCGGTTGCCGGCGAGCTTGGTGCCCGGTTCATGTCCGTGGTCATGACGGACGTGCTTTCCTCCTACATCGGGCAAACCGAAAAGAACCTCAAGGCGGTCTTTGACTCCGCGCGCGCCGAAACACCCACCGTGCTCTTCCTCGACGAGGTCGACGCACTGGGCATGCGCCGCGGATCGCTCACCGGATCCGCCTCCTGGCTGCGCCAGATGGTCAACCAGCTGCTGCTGGAAATGGACTCGATGGCCGGGGACAACGACGGGCTCTACATCCTGGCCGCGACCAACCACCCCTGGGACCTGGACGAGGCGCTGCTGCGCCCCGGACGCCTGGACCGCACGGTGCTTGTCACCCCGCCCGACGCGGCGGCGCGCACGGCGATCCTGCACTACCACCTGAAAAAGCGGCCGATCGCTGGCATCGACCTGCCGGCGCTGACCCGCCGCACCGAAAACCTTTCCGGGGCGGACCTGGAACACCTGTGCGTCACGGCGGCGGAGAAGGCCATGATGGAATCCATCGCGGCCAACGAGATCGTCCCGCTGAACATGGGGCACATGGAACTTGCGCTGGCCGAGGTCAAGGCCTCGACCCTGCCGTGGCTCGAATCGGCGCGCAACGTGGTGCGTTTCAGCAACGACCACGGGCGCTACGACGAGCTTGCCAGCTACCTGCGTTCGCGCAAGATGCTCTGA
- a CDS encoding TetR family transcriptional regulator: MALTREQLIDTAVDVLSRFGLADLSMRRLARELDVQVGALYWHVKSKQELLVDVAAKLLGSVPRPATPVPAMAPLAIASLLQQLRTALITVPDSAEVIQLAQSMRPDALAPLGWLLEFLQLAGIPREQALFARHLLLNHLLGSIAAHQESQALAGTPEAEGNTAELGLEAFEYGVRVILQGLSLEHAAVGA, from the coding sequence ATGGCCCTGACCCGTGAACAACTCATCGACACCGCCGTGGACGTGCTTTCCAGGTTCGGCCTGGCCGACCTCTCGATGCGCCGGCTCGCCCGGGAACTCGACGTGCAGGTCGGGGCCCTGTACTGGCACGTGAAATCCAAGCAGGAACTGCTGGTGGATGTGGCGGCGAAATTGCTCGGGTCCGTGCCGCGACCGGCGACCCCGGTTCCGGCAATGGCTCCGTTGGCCATCGCCTCGTTGCTGCAGCAATTGCGCACCGCGCTGATCACGGTTCCGGACTCGGCCGAGGTGATCCAGCTGGCACAGTCCATGCGTCCGGATGCGCTGGCCCCGCTGGGTTGGCTGCTGGAGTTCCTGCAGCTGGCCGGGATCCCCCGGGAGCAGGCGCTCTTCGCCAGGCACTTGCTGCTCAACCACCTGCTCGGATCCATTGCCGCGCATCAGGAATCCCAGGCGCTTGCCGGCACGCCGGAAGCCGAGGGAAACACTGCGGAGCTGGGCCTGGAGGCCTTCGAATACGGTGTCCGCGTGATCCTGCAGGGGTTGTCCCTCGAGCACGCGGCCGTCGGGGCCTAG
- a CDS encoding thymidine kinase: MAKLYFRYGAMNSGKSTGLLQTAFNYEERGQRVLLAKPGIDTKGDSGIVSRLGMDRNVDFLIPPEADVRGLFASHAAGDDPDAILQHVDAPPVACLLVDEAQFLTASQVDDLFRIAVIDNVPVLAYGIRSDFRTHAFPGSRRLLEIAHSLEELKTICRCGRKAVFNTRRVGDKIIFDGDQVAIDGDDVWYESLCGACYLEASGGRLGD; this comes from the coding sequence GTGGCGAAGCTGTATTTCCGCTATGGTGCAATGAATTCGGGCAAGTCGACCGGCTTGTTGCAGACCGCGTTCAACTACGAGGAGCGCGGCCAGCGCGTGCTGTTGGCCAAGCCGGGCATCGACACCAAGGGTGATTCCGGCATCGTTTCGCGACTGGGCATGGACAGGAACGTCGATTTCCTGATTCCGCCGGAGGCCGACGTGCGCGGGCTTTTCGCCTCCCACGCCGCGGGGGACGACCCCGATGCGATCCTGCAGCACGTGGATGCCCCGCCGGTGGCCTGCCTGCTGGTCGACGAAGCGCAGTTCCTGACGGCCAGCCAGGTCGACGACCTGTTCCGCATCGCCGTCATCGACAACGTCCCGGTGCTTGCCTACGGCATACGCTCGGACTTCCGAACCCATGCGTTCCCCGGCTCGCGGCGCCTGCTGGAAATCGCGCACTCGCTCGAGGAACTCAAGACCATCTGCCGTTGCGGGCGCAAGGCGGTGTTCAACACGCGCAGGGTCGGCGACAAGATCATCTTCGATGGTGACCAGGTGGCGATCGACGGGGACGACGTCTGGTACGAATCGCTGTGCGGGGCTTGCTACCTGGAAGCCTCAGGGGGCCGGCTGGGGGACTAG
- the kynU gene encoding kynureninase: MSTPTLRTDRASLQAADNNDSLARFRERFSLPEGLIYLDGNSLGPLPLGAAERAADVINNEWAHGLIRSWNTAGWFDLPSRLGDKLSKLIGGNDGETVVTDTTSLNLFKALASAVRIQQQDAPGRRVILTERDNFPTDIYIAEGISDFLNSVKAETGEHYEVRLIDENLSLAEALDDSVAVLALSHVNYRTGAMWNMNEVTAAAHAAGALVIWDLAHAAGAVPVDLNGANADYAVGCTYKYLNGGPGSPAFIWVNARHQGRFWQPLTGWWSHAAPFEMSDSYTAANDVRRFLCGTQPITSMAMVECGLDVSLEADMDQVRAKSLALTDLFIELVRERCGEFGLELITPENHAERGSHVSFRHPEGYAIIQALIGRGVIGDYREPEVLRFGITPLYLSYTDVWDAVEILRDILETRAWDVPAYKSRNAVT, from the coding sequence ATGAGCACCCCCACCCTTCGAACCGACCGTGCAAGCTTGCAGGCGGCCGACAACAACGACAGCTTGGCTCGTTTCCGCGAGCGATTCTCGCTGCCCGAGGGGTTGATCTACCTTGACGGCAACTCACTGGGCCCGCTGCCGCTGGGGGCCGCCGAGCGTGCAGCCGATGTCATCAACAACGAATGGGCGCACGGACTGATCCGCTCCTGGAACACCGCCGGTTGGTTCGATCTGCCGTCCCGCCTGGGCGACAAGCTGTCGAAGCTCATTGGCGGCAACGACGGCGAAACCGTCGTCACCGACACCACGAGCCTGAACCTCTTCAAGGCACTTGCTTCCGCCGTGCGCATCCAGCAGCAGGATGCCCCGGGACGCCGCGTCATCCTCACCGAACGCGACAACTTCCCGACCGACATCTACATTGCCGAGGGCATCAGCGATTTCCTGAACTCGGTCAAGGCCGAAACCGGCGAACACTATGAAGTTCGCCTGATCGACGAAAACCTCAGCCTCGCAGAGGCACTCGACGATTCGGTTGCCGTCTTGGCGCTTTCCCACGTGAACTACCGCACCGGTGCCATGTGGAACATGAACGAAGTGACCGCCGCGGCCCACGCTGCAGGAGCCTTGGTCATCTGGGACCTCGCACACGCGGCCGGAGCAGTTCCGGTGGACCTCAACGGCGCCAACGCCGACTATGCGGTGGGTTGCACCTACAAGTACCTCAATGGCGGCCCGGGTTCCCCGGCGTTTATCTGGGTCAACGCCCGCCACCAGGGGCGCTTCTGGCAGCCGCTGACCGGCTGGTGGTCCCACGCCGCCCCGTTCGAGATGTCCGACAGCTACACTGCCGCCAACGACGTGCGCCGCTTCCTCTGCGGAACCCAGCCGATCACGTCCATGGCCATGGTCGAATGCGGGCTCGATGTCTCGCTCGAGGCCGACATGGACCAGGTTCGTGCGAAGTCGCTGGCATTGACCGACCTCTTCATTGAGCTGGTCCGGGAACGTTGCGGCGAATTCGGCCTAGAACTGATCACCCCGGAAAACCACGCGGAACGCGGCAGCCACGTCAGCTTCCGCCACCCCGAGGGCTATGCCATCATCCAGGCGCTGATCGGGCGCGGCGTCATCGGCGACTACCGCGAGCCGGAGGTCCTGCGCTTCGGCATCACCCCGCTCTACCTCTCCTACACCGACGTCTGGGACGCGGTGGAGATCCTGCGCGACATTCTTGAAACACGCGCCTGGGATGTCCCGGCCTACAAGTCCCGCAACGCCGTCACCTAG